The following proteins are co-located in the Aquarana catesbeiana isolate 2022-GZ linkage group LG02, ASM4218655v1, whole genome shotgun sequence genome:
- the PCNP gene encoding PEST proteolytic signal-containing nuclear protein isoform X2 — translation MILGRAGGWSFGSSYVMAAQKMADKKGNHGGPEEEAENEVKTKTVSSSNGGESSSRSAEKRSADTSSEESSTQPCPPKVSKVGFAVGGQIGKKSPSISIKLGVAKPKEVTPAAVPKKISVAAVFNEDDSEPEEMPPEAKMRMKNIGRDTPTSAGPNSFNKGKHGFTDTQKLWERNIKSRLDHVKDD, via the exons ATGATACTTGGGAGGGCTGGGGGCTGGTCGTTTGGGAGCAGTTACGTCATGGCTGCCCAGAAGATGGCGGATAAGAAGGGGAACCATGGAG GACCAGAAGAAGAGGCAGAAAATGAAGTGAAAACTAAGACTGTTTCTTCCAGCAATGGAGGGGAAAGCTCGAGCCGAAGTGCAGAAAAAAGGTCAGCAGATACATCTTCTGAGGAGTCCAGCACGCAACCCTGTCCACCTAAAGTCTCCAAGGTTGGATTTGCCGTAGGGGGTCAGATTGGAAAAAAGTCACCATCCATATCAATCAAGCTTGGTGTTGCT AAACCCAAGGAAGTAACTCCTGCCGCTGTTCCAAAAAAGATCTCTGTAGCAGCAGTATTTAATGAAGATGAT AGTGAGCCTGAAGAGATGCCACCAGAGGCAAAGATGCGAATGAAAAATATTGGAAG GGACACACCGACATCAGCAGGGCCAAATTCATTCAACAAAGGAAAGCATGGATTTACAGATACCCAGAAACTATGGGAACGAAATATAAAATCGCGATTAGATCATGTTAAAGATGACTga
- the PCNP gene encoding PEST proteolytic signal-containing nuclear protein isoform X1: MILGRAGGWSFGSSYVMAAQKMADKKGNHGGDMNRPEEEAENEVKTKTVSSSNGGESSSRSAEKRSADTSSEESSTQPCPPKVSKVGFAVGGQIGKKSPSISIKLGVAKPKEVTPAAVPKKISVAAVFNEDDSEPEEMPPEAKMRMKNIGRDTPTSAGPNSFNKGKHGFTDTQKLWERNIKSRLDHVKDD, translated from the exons ATGATACTTGGGAGGGCTGGGGGCTGGTCGTTTGGGAGCAGTTACGTCATGGCTGCCCAGAAGATGGCGGATAAGAAGGGGAACCATGGAGGTGATATGAATC GACCAGAAGAAGAGGCAGAAAATGAAGTGAAAACTAAGACTGTTTCTTCCAGCAATGGAGGGGAAAGCTCGAGCCGAAGTGCAGAAAAAAGGTCAGCAGATACATCTTCTGAGGAGTCCAGCACGCAACCCTGTCCACCTAAAGTCTCCAAGGTTGGATTTGCCGTAGGGGGTCAGATTGGAAAAAAGTCACCATCCATATCAATCAAGCTTGGTGTTGCT AAACCCAAGGAAGTAACTCCTGCCGCTGTTCCAAAAAAGATCTCTGTAGCAGCAGTATTTAATGAAGATGAT AGTGAGCCTGAAGAGATGCCACCAGAGGCAAAGATGCGAATGAAAAATATTGGAAG GGACACACCGACATCAGCAGGGCCAAATTCATTCAACAAAGGAAAGCATGGATTTACAGATACCCAGAAACTATGGGAACGAAATATAAAATCGCGATTAGATCATGTTAAAGATGACTga
- the PCNP gene encoding PEST proteolytic signal-containing nuclear protein isoform X3, with product MEKPKEVTPAAVPKKISVAAVFNEDDSEPEEMPPEAKMRMKNIGRDTPTSAGPNSFNKGKHGFTDTQKLWERNIKSRLDHVKDD from the exons ATGGAG AAACCCAAGGAAGTAACTCCTGCCGCTGTTCCAAAAAAGATCTCTGTAGCAGCAGTATTTAATGAAGATGAT AGTGAGCCTGAAGAGATGCCACCAGAGGCAAAGATGCGAATGAAAAATATTGGAAG GGACACACCGACATCAGCAGGGCCAAATTCATTCAACAAAGGAAAGCATGGATTTACAGATACCCAGAAACTATGGGAACGAAATATAAAATCGCGATTAGATCATGTTAAAGATGACTga